A window of Planctomycetota bacterium genomic DNA:
CGTCAAGGCGATTCACCCGCCGAAGAACATCAGCGCCCCCATCGCCGCCAGAACCGCCGCGATCATCCCCCGCACCACCCGCTCCCTCACCCGCCGCGCCGCCGCCACCCCGAGCTGCGCCCCCGCCACCATCCCCGGCCCCATCGCCGCCACCACCCTCCAGCCCTCCTCCGTCATCTGCCCCGACGCCACCGCCGCGCCCACGCCGACCCCGGCCGTGAACACGAACGCGAACTGCGCCGCCGCCGTCGCCAGAATCGTCGGCATCCCGTAGCCCAGCACCAGAAACGGAACCAGAATCAGCCCGCCCCCGATCCCGAACAGCGACGAGATCAGTCCCACCCCCAGACTCACCGCCAAACCCACCGGGACGTTCACGGCGTAGCGATGCTCCCCTCCCTCCGCGTCCCGGAACTCCCGCGGCCGTCCCCGCAGAAATCCCCGCCCCGGCCGCAGCCGCGCCGCCACGAGATACGCCGCCACGCCCAGAAGAAGCGCTCCGAACGACCATGAGAACGCGCGCGACGAAATCCGGCCGATCGCCTCGCGCCCCAGCCATGCTCCCGGCAGCGTCCCGGCCGCCAGCAGGAGCCCCGTCCGGTAATCGATCCGCCGCCGCCGGACGTTCGCCGCCGTCGCCGAAAGCGCCCCCAGAAGAACCAGCCCCAACGACGCGGCCGTCGCCGATTCCGGCACGAACCCCCGCCAGAAGACGAGCAGAAACGGAACGACGAAAAACCCCCCGCCGACGCCGATCAGGGCCCCCACCAGCCCCACGGCCACGCCGATCGGAACGAGAACGAGATAGTGCATCCCTCGAGGCCGCAGGAAGTGTACCCGGAGCGCCGGATTCCGGCTACCTTCCGAGCGTGCAGGGGACCGTCCGCTTCGGCCGTCGCACGGGCGGACCCGGGTCCAGCCGCCGCGACACTTCCCCCACGAGCGTCCATTCCTGGACGAACGCGACGAAGCGGCGCGTCCCGCCGGGGCGGTCGAGGACGTCCCCGAGCCGCTGCGCCTCCGGCTCCGTCAGCTCGCGGCGCAGGTATTTTTCGAAGAGTTCTTCTTCGGAATTCATCCCTGAGCCTCGAAGGAGGAAAGTCGCCGCCGGATGCACCCCTGAAGCCGGCGGCGCAGCCGCGACAGAGCCAGCCGCACCGCGTTGACGCTGCGGCGCTGATGCCGGGCGAGGGTTTCGCACGACTCGCACCGGCCGTAGAAGCCCGCCAGAAGCCCCAGGGCGCGCGGCTCGAGCGAGGCCATGCACGCCTCGAGCGCCTGGCGGAGCCGAGCCTGTCGGTCGGCCGCCTCCTCGTCCAGGTGATCGCGCAGCGCGGCGCCCACCTTGGCCAGAAGCTCCTCGTCGAGCGTGGATCCCAGCCTCATCCGGGCGCGCATGGCTTCCTGGCACTTGTGGTGCACGATCTGCCGGACCCAGAAGTAAACGCTCGTCCCGGGCCGAAAGTCGGTCCACTTGTTCATGACCACGATGAACGCGTCCTGGACGACGTCTTCCGCCTGGGCCCAATCCCGCAGAAGGGCGAACGCGTAGCTCAGGAGGGCGTCCCGGTAGCGGAACGCCGCCTTGACGACTTCATCCCGTGACATCACCCCGGCCGCCGTCCCGGCGAGCGCCATCAGGGGTGAATGCGGGCGGGACCTCCCGCATGTCGCGGGTTCCGGCGCAGCCCCCGACGGCGCCGCCCGGGGGGTGGGCAGTATTGTGGCCGGCGGGCGGGAATTCAAGGGCTATTTCAGGGCGCGCGGGTCCCAGGAAGGATTCACCCGCAAAGGCGGCTCGAAGCGGCGCGCGATCTCCTCCCAGGACACGAGCTTGTAGTTCTGGCGCGCCGGAGGGTCGGTGTTGGAGCCGTCCTGGGCCACGAAAAGTCCCCGCGGGAAGGCCGGGCCCAGCGCCGAGGCCACGACTTCGATCCCGTCCGTGTCCGAAACTCCATCGACCGCCCCGGAGACGATGCGGAACCGCCCGACGTACGCATTCTTTCCGGAGCGCTCGTAGACGACGAACGTGTCGTTGCCCTGGCTGGAGGCGATCAGATACCCTTCCTCCCGTCCCGCGCAGTAAAGCGCCAGGCCTTCGACGTCGGCCACGAGCCGGCCGCCGCTTCCGGTCCGATCCACCAGAACGCGATCCGTCCCGTCCCCGGGCTCCGCCCCGTACTTCCAGATGCCCACCGCCTCTTCGCCGATGTAGAACTTCGCCAGGACGTCGTCGGCCACGCATCCCTCGACGGTGCCGCCGACGTCGAACGAGCGCACGAGCGTTCCGGCCACGCCGCCCCGGCCGTCGTCGCGAAGCTCCCATTGCTGGGTCGTCCCGTCCGCCGCGTTCACGAAGGCGTAGAAACGGCCCGAGACCGGGCTCCGGTAGAGGCACGAGCCGTAGGGCACGAGTCCCAGGCGCGGAATCCGCCCCGCCGGCTCCAGGCGCCGCGCGCGGGGGTTCACCTTGTAGAAGGCGAAGGCGGCGTCCGTCTCGTCGCCCACGCCCACCAGGTCCACCCGCTCGTGGCGCACGCCGTCGGCGAACGTTCCGGCCAGGGGGAAACCGTATCGGACGTCCACGTTGTTGAGGCACCGGCCGGGATCGACGTATTGAAGCTCGCGCCCGTCCAGGTCGTAGACCGACAGTCCGCCCTGCTTGTCGTCCCCGAGAACGAGACTGAGGGCGGGATCGGAGGGGTGGACCCAGACCGCCGGATCGTCGGCGGCGTCGCCGTCGTGCCGGACGGGAGCGGTTTCGCGCGCGGCCGGGACGGCCACGGGGGCGTCCTGGAAGCCCAGGAGGATCGCGGCGGCCAGGAGCGCGCGCGCCGGGGCGCCCATCGGTCAAGCCTCCGGCGGCGTTTCGGCCAGGAACCGCGGATCCGCCTTCCCCTCCGCGTGCCGCCGGGCCAGGGCATGATAGCGCCGGGCGCGCGCCTCGGCTTCGCGGAACTGCTCGTCGGTGACCTGACCAATGATCTTTCCGGGAACGCCCACGACGACGGAGCGCGGGGGAATCTCCTGATCCTCCCGGACGAGCGCGCCGGCGGCGATGATGGAGCCCTCTCCGATCCGGGCGCCGCTCAGGAGCGTGGCGTGGATCCCGATGAGACACCGGTCGCCGACGAAGCGGGCGTGCACCATGGCCAGGTGCCCCACGGTCACGAACCGCCCGATCACGAGATCCTTCCCCGGGTCGCAGTGAAGGACGCACCCGTCCTGGATGTTGGTGTACTCGCCGATCGTGACGGGGGCCAGATCCCCCCGCACCGCGGCGCCGTACCAGATCGAGACCCCGGCGGCGATCTCCACGCGGCCGAGGATGGCGGCGTTCTCCGCCGCGAACCAGCCGCCGCGATCGATCATCTTCATCGATCCTCCCTCGCGCTTCCCGGCCTACCGGAGAAGCCCCAGATACCGGTCCTTCTCCCGGTCGAAGACATAGAGAATCGCCGTCAACCGATACGACCGCCACGCGGCCGACCGGTAGCGCGCCCACTCCAGAGTGACCTCTTCGGCGTCGGCGGCGGGGGCGCCGGCGGCTCGGCGCCCCGCTTCCCGGCGGATTTCCTCGAGCTGGTCGCGCATGTCGCGTTCCGGATTGATCGATCGGTGACGGAGGATGTAGAGCCGGACCGCCTCCTCTTCGGAGAGGGGAACGCCGCGGCGCTCCTGTTCGCGGCGCGCGGCGGCGATGGCCGCCCGATGCCTCCGCAGGAACTGCTCGAGGTCCTCCCGCAGAGCGTCGAACTCGCCGGCCTCGTAGCGGCGCTTGAGCTCGTCGAGCTCCGTGACCAAAACGGCTCGCCTCCTTCCTTGACTCTAGGACAAGGGAGGCGGCGGCGTCAACCGCGATCGGGCCGCCTCCGCGTCCGGACGGCGCTTACTGGAGCGCCAGGAGCTCGGCGAGGTTGGCCTTGCGCGTGATGATGGGCTCGAGGAGCCCCTTGGAACTGGTCATGAGGACGTTGACTCCCGGACCGTGGCCGCTGATCCGGCTGGCCCCGTGGACGACGATCCCGATCGTGATGGCCCCCGTCTGCCAGCGCGGCCCGTGGGAGCAGTCGTGGTCGGAGATGGCCACCAGATCCCCCAGGCGAAGCTGGTCGAGGGAGTACTCTTTGACCGCCTCGGCGGAGGTGGACTGGATGTCGTAGTCGCCGGTGAAGCTCGTGGAGGCGCCGAGGCCGCTGCCCATGAGCTTCCCGGGAATGACCTTGGCCACGGGAACGCGGACCTTCCCGCCCTTCTCCGAGGGATTGAGCGCGCGGAAGAGCCGCGGGCTGCAATTCATCACGCGGATGTCGGGATAGTCCGGCAGGGCGAGTCCGACCCCGACGGCGCGGATCTGGATCCGGTCGCCCACGCAGAGCCGGTCGAGAACCCGCTTGGGAAAGTAGACGAGCACCCGTTCGGCGCCTCCGTGCTTGCCCGTGACGACTCCGACGGCGCCCTTGAGCTTGGTGTCCTTGCCCTCCATGCGGGCCTCCACCACGACCGCCTCGTTGCCCACGCAGGAGAACATGTTCAGACCGGTGTTCGCGCGGGTGTCGGGGTTCCGGACGGCCGCGCCGGGTTCCACGTGCTCCCCGAAGGCCCAGCCGAAGGCGGGGTCCCCCACTTTGACGCTGTAGTTGATCCCGGAGAAGCCCACGGGAACGAACGGCGCCCCGTCGAAGCCCACCTTCTCGTCCGGGTAGTTCCAGACGTAGGGGTGGCAAATTTCCCCGCAGACGGCGGTTTCGATCAACTTCTCCAGGTTCGTCTTGATCATCCGTGCCCTCCCTATCCTATCAATATCGGCCGCCCGACCTTCAGACCCCAGCGGTTTCCGCCGCCGGACGACGCTCCCGCAGGGCCGGCAGGACCACCGTCACGGCGGTGCCCCGGCCCGGGGCGCTTTCGATTTCAATTCTTCCCCCGTGGTGGTCTACGATGTGACGCGCCACGGCCAGCCCCAGTCCCGTCCCCTCGCCCACGTCCTTGGTCGTGAAGAACGGGTCCATGCACCGCGCCCGTTCTTCCTCGGTCATGCCGCATCCGTTGTCGGAAATGACGACGCGGACCGCCCCCCCGTCGGCGGCCGACGAAACTTCCACCCGCCCTTCCCCCAGAACGCACGCGTCCACGGCGTTCATGAGGATGTTGAGGAACGCCTGCTGGAGCTCCAGGGGATCGCCCTTCACGAGGGGCAGGTCGGCGGCCACGTCGTTGCGGACGTCGACCCCCTTGGCCCGGGCGCGGTGATCGAGGAACGCGATCGCCTGGCCGACGACGTCCCGAAGCGCCACGGGCCGCGGTTCGAAAGGACGGGGTCGGAGCTGCAGGATCTTCTGGACGATCGCGCGGATCCGTTCCAACCCGTCGCGCACGAGGTCGAGGTATTCGTTCCTCTTGGCGGCGTCGAGCGTCCCTTCCTGAAGCGCGCGGACGGCGTTGACCATGCCGCCGAGGGGGTTGTTGATCTCGTGGGCGATGCCCGCGGCGAGGGTCCCCGCGGTGGACAGACGCTGGGCGGCGAAGAGCCTCCGTTCGGTGGCGGCCGCGCGCTCGCGGAGCTGGCCGTGGGACTCGTCGATCTTTTCGATCATCAGATTGAACGCGCGCACCACCCGGCCCATCTCGTCGTACATGCCTTCCTCGGGGATTTTCCTCGAGAAATCCCCTTGGGCCACGCGTCCGGAGGCCTCGGCCAGCCGCCTCAGGGGGCGCAGGACGAGCCGGTCCAGAAGCACGTACGTGTTCAGAAGCAAAAGCGCCGTGCCCAGGGCCACGGCCGCCAGGATCCCCCGCAGGGCCTCGCCCCAGTCTTCCGACGGGGCAGCCCAGTCCCGCAGATCGAGCCGCAGGGCCGCCGGTGCGCCGGGCCCCAGGGAGAGCGGCACCCACAGGCGCGCTCCGCCGCGATCCGCCGAAAGTTCCCGAAACGCGTCCCGGAAGCGCGGGGCTTCCTCCGCCGGAACCTCGCGGGTTTCCGGACGTCCCGACTGAAGAACGCGCAGGCCGTTTTCCCCGTCGGGCG
This region includes:
- a CDS encoding sulfite exporter TauE/SafE family protein, whose protein sequence is MHYLVLVPIGVAVGLVGALIGVGGGFFVVPFLLVFWRGFVPESATAASLGLVLLGALSATAANVRRRRIDYRTGLLLAAGTLPGAWLGREAIGRISSRAFSWSFGALLLGVAAYLVAARLRPGRGFLRGRPREFRDAEGGEHRYAVNVPVGLAVSLGVGLISSLFGIGGGLILVPFLVLGYGMPTILATAAAQFAFVFTAGVGVGAAVASGQMTEEGWRVVAAMGPGMVAGAQLGVAAARRVRERVVRGMIAAVLAAMGALMFFGG
- a CDS encoding sigma-70 family RNA polymerase sigma factor: MALAGTAAGVMSRDEVVKAAFRYRDALLSYAFALLRDWAQAEDVVQDAFIVVMNKWTDFRPGTSVYFWVRQIVHHKCQEAMRARMRLGSTLDEELLAKVGAALRDHLDEEAADRQARLRQALEACMASLEPRALGLLAGFYGRCESCETLARHQRRSVNAVRLALSRLRRRLQGCIRRRLSSFEAQG
- a CDS encoding phytase, whose translation is MGAPARALLAAAILLGFQDAPVAVPAARETAPVRHDGDAADDPAVWVHPSDPALSLVLGDDKQGGLSVYDLDGRELQYVDPGRCLNNVDVRYGFPLAGTFADGVRHERVDLVGVGDETDAAFAFYKVNPRARRLEPAGRIPRLGLVPYGSCLYRSPVSGRFYAFVNAADGTTQQWELRDDGRGGVAGTLVRSFDVGGTVEGCVADDVLAKFYIGEEAVGIWKYGAEPGDGTDRVLVDRTGSGGRLVADVEGLALYCAGREEGYLIASSQGNDTFVVYERSGKNAYVGRFRIVSGAVDGVSDTDGIEVVASALGPAFPRGLFVAQDGSNTDPPARQNYKLVSWEEIARRFEPPLRVNPSWDPRALK
- a CDS encoding gamma carbonic anhydrase family protein, which produces MKMIDRGGWFAAENAAILGRVEIAAGVSIWYGAAVRGDLAPVTIGEYTNIQDGCVLHCDPGKDLVIGRFVTVGHLAMVHARFVGDRCLIGIHATLLSGARIGEGSIIAAGALVREDQEIPPRSVVVGVPGKIIGQVTDEQFREAEARARRYHALARRHAEGKADPRFLAETPPEA
- a CDS encoding DUF4438 domain-containing protein, which codes for MIKTNLEKLIETAVCGEICHPYVWNYPDEKVGFDGAPFVPVGFSGINYSVKVGDPAFGWAFGEHVEPGAAVRNPDTRANTGLNMFSCVGNEAVVVEARMEGKDTKLKGAVGVVTGKHGGAERVLVYFPKRVLDRLCVGDRIQIRAVGVGLALPDYPDIRVMNCSPRLFRALNPSEKGGKVRVPVAKVIPGKLMGSGLGASTSFTGDYDIQSTSAEAVKEYSLDQLRLGDLVAISDHDCSHGPRWQTGAITIGIVVHGASRISGHGPGVNVLMTSSKGLLEPIITRKANLAELLALQ
- a CDS encoding ATP-binding protein; amino-acid sequence: MSLRTKILASIFAFMTLVFGLLALHVWLHAAAHARQEARRHSLVVASLVHAWTADLRAATESDLAILARRLDAWNLVSDWVLVAPDGENGLRVLQSGRPETREVPAEEAPRFRDAFRELSADRGGARLWVPLSLGPGAPAALRLDLRDWAAPSEDWGEALRGILAAVALGTALLLLNTYVLLDRLVLRPLRRLAEASGRVAQGDFSRKIPEEGMYDEMGRVVRAFNLMIEKIDESHGQLRERAAATERRLFAAQRLSTAGTLAAGIAHEINNPLGGMVNAVRALQEGTLDAAKRNEYLDLVRDGLERIRAIVQKILQLRPRPFEPRPVALRDVVGQAIAFLDHRARAKGVDVRNDVAADLPLVKGDPLELQQAFLNILMNAVDACVLGEGRVEVSSAADGGAVRVVISDNGCGMTEEERARCMDPFFTTKDVGEGTGLGLAVARHIVDHHGGRIEIESAPGRGTAVTVVLPALRERRPAAETAGV